One stretch of Terriglobia bacterium DNA includes these proteins:
- a CDS encoding NAD-dependent epimerase/dehydratase family protein encodes MADDRQSIIITGVSGNLGQRLLPLLDDFKVVGVDLRPPENASLARFESMDFGSESCVRKLISLINDSSACAVVHLAFVLDPVRTGVLDVDRMWQINVAGTTRVTEAIAVANRYGAAVTRFIFPSSVSAYGPETPGPVKEDHALGAHTLPYAIHKMEADRVVQSRYESLGHFTTTYMLRPHIFTGASMQNYMVGALRGTPLGKSKRAEKMRAKGTRLPLMLPFGDRYLNNKLQFVHVDDMARLLAWLLRRSPEGNRLHILNVAGRCGSVTIPECARVAHAKIIRLPKPACEFLLRKLWEWEISSIPPEALPYMIGSYTMDTTRLQEMLGADYAKVIQYTVRDALADSFRTTEDNRQASEQPTVATGV; translated from the coding sequence ATGGCAGACGATCGTCAGTCCATCATCATCACCGGAGTGTCTGGAAATCTTGGTCAGCGCCTGTTGCCGCTGCTCGACGATTTCAAGGTGGTCGGCGTCGATCTTCGGCCTCCTGAAAACGCCTCGCTGGCGCGGTTCGAGTCCATGGATTTCGGCAGCGAAAGCTGCGTGCGCAAGCTCATTTCCCTTATTAATGACAGCAGCGCCTGCGCCGTTGTGCATCTCGCTTTCGTCCTCGACCCTGTTCGAACCGGAGTTCTGGACGTCGATCGCATGTGGCAGATCAATGTCGCCGGAACTACGCGGGTGACCGAGGCCATCGCCGTCGCCAACCGCTATGGAGCCGCCGTCACCCGCTTCATCTTCCCCAGCAGCGTTTCGGCTTATGGACCGGAAACGCCTGGTCCGGTAAAAGAGGACCATGCGCTGGGCGCGCATACGCTTCCATACGCAATTCACAAGATGGAAGCCGATCGCGTGGTGCAGAGCCGCTACGAAAGCCTCGGGCACTTCACCACCACGTACATGCTCCGGCCGCATATTTTTACGGGAGCGAGCATGCAGAATTACATGGTCGGAGCGCTGCGCGGGACTCCGCTGGGAAAGAGCAAGCGCGCGGAAAAGATGCGTGCGAAAGGGACGCGGCTGCCGCTGATGCTCCCCTTTGGGGATCGATATCTCAATAACAAGCTGCAATTCGTTCACGTGGACGACATGGCGCGCCTGCTGGCCTGGCTGCTGCGGCGTAGCCCCGAGGGAAACCGCCTGCACATATTGAATGTGGCGGGGCGCTGCGGTTCGGTAACGATTCCAGAGTGCGCCAGGGTGGCACACGCAAAGATCATTCGGCTCCCCAAGCCGGCGTGCGAATTCCTGCTCCGGAAGCTGTGGGAGTGGGAAATCTCTTCCATTCCGCCGGAGGCACTGCCGTATATGATCGGCTCATACACGATGGACACCACGCGATTGCAGGAGATGCTGGGAGCCGACTACGCGAAAGTGATCCAGTACACCGTGCGTGACGCTCTTGCGGACAGCTTTCGGACGACGGAGGATAATCGTCAGGCATCAGAACAACCAACGGTCGCCACCGGCGTCTGA
- a CDS encoding NAD(P)H-dependent oxidoreductase — protein MSETVNILGIAGSLRKESYNKMALKAAQKLAPEGTEIEIFDITGIPPFNQDEERNPAPKVSEFKQRIHAADAILFATPEYNYSVPGVLKNAIDSASRPYGENAWNGKPVAVMGASVGALGTARAQYHLRQMFVFLNMYAVNQPEVMIANASQKFDKEGNLSDDVAAKLIKQLLTNLRDWTRKLKD, from the coding sequence ATGTCTGAAACCGTCAATATCCTCGGAATTGCCGGGAGTTTGCGCAAAGAGTCATACAACAAGATGGCCTTGAAAGCCGCCCAGAAACTCGCGCCCGAAGGAACCGAAATCGAAATCTTCGATATCACCGGAATCCCGCCGTTCAACCAGGATGAAGAACGCAACCCTGCACCAAAAGTCTCGGAGTTCAAGCAGCGCATCCATGCTGCTGATGCCATCCTCTTCGCCACCCCGGAATACAACTATTCAGTTCCCGGTGTTCTGAAGAACGCAATCGACTCGGCCTCTCGCCCTTACGGCGAGAATGCATGGAACGGCAAGCCAGTGGCCGTAATGGGCGCCTCGGTTGGCGCTCTCGGAACAGCGCGAGCGCAGTATCATCTCCGCCAGATGTTCGTCTTCCTCAATATGTACGCGGTAAATCAGCCTGAAGTGATGATCGCGAACGCGTCGCAGAAGTTCGACAAGGAGGGCAACTTGTCCGATGATGTTGCAGCCAAGCTCATCAAGCAATTGTTGACGAACCTGAGAGATTGGACGAGAAAGCTGAAAGACTAG
- a CDS encoding cation diffusion facilitator family transporter, with protein MDASFNAEAMRAEKRGVAARSVYAALLITGLKFIVGFTTGSLGILSEALHSSLDLIAAVVTLLSVRVSDKPADADHQYGHGKVENFSAFIETGLLLLTCIWIVWEAFKRLFFHSVEIEPSVWAFVVMFISIGVDAWRSRALKRVADRYDSQALQADALHFSTDIWSSSVVILGLAVVWGGREYNLPWLQKADPVAALFVACVVVYVSWRLARQTIDALLDAAPAGVRNNIINAVEAVPGVLEVDRVRIRRAGNRYFADLSVGLARTATFQRSEQIVAEVTQKIRSILKDVDVLVNAVPRALHTENIFDRIRAAALKHNLMVHDVSVQDLGGQLHVEQHVELDEKLSLLEAHDHVTALEADIRESVPEISSILTHIESEPATIETSDEIVQDRTLERSLKDIVAGFPDVVDVHEIILKRVREHLFLSCHVTMQDELPLSRVHDIQTALEIRFKQAAPQLFRVLIHPEPQTDNRR; from the coding sequence GTGGATGCAAGCTTCAATGCCGAGGCGATGCGAGCCGAAAAGCGCGGTGTGGCGGCGCGGTCTGTCTACGCGGCCCTGCTGATAACCGGGCTCAAGTTTATCGTCGGCTTCACCACTGGATCCCTCGGCATCCTCTCGGAAGCTCTGCATTCCTCGCTTGACCTGATCGCTGCTGTGGTCACGCTGCTCTCCGTTCGCGTGAGTGACAAGCCTGCAGATGCTGATCACCAGTATGGTCACGGGAAGGTCGAGAATTTCTCGGCCTTCATCGAAACGGGCCTGCTGCTGCTCACGTGCATCTGGATCGTCTGGGAAGCCTTCAAGCGTTTGTTCTTCCACTCGGTCGAGATCGAGCCCAGCGTCTGGGCGTTCGTCGTGATGTTCATCTCCATTGGCGTGGATGCGTGGCGCTCCAGGGCACTCAAGCGGGTGGCGGACCGGTACGATAGCCAGGCGCTCCAGGCGGATGCCCTGCATTTCTCCACCGATATCTGGTCGAGTTCCGTGGTTATCCTCGGTCTCGCGGTGGTCTGGGGTGGGCGCGAATACAACCTGCCATGGCTACAGAAGGCCGATCCGGTGGCGGCGCTCTTCGTGGCCTGCGTGGTCGTTTACGTCAGCTGGCGACTGGCGCGACAGACCATTGATGCGCTTCTCGACGCCGCGCCCGCCGGTGTGCGTAACAACATCATCAATGCCGTCGAGGCGGTTCCGGGCGTACTCGAGGTCGACCGGGTGCGCATTCGGCGGGCAGGGAACCGTTACTTCGCCGATCTCTCGGTCGGACTGGCGCGCACGGCGACGTTCCAGCGTTCCGAACAGATCGTCGCCGAAGTGACGCAGAAGATCCGTTCGATCCTCAAGGACGTCGATGTGCTTGTGAACGCCGTTCCACGCGCGCTGCACACGGAGAACATCTTCGACCGCATTCGCGCCGCGGCGCTCAAGCACAACCTGATGGTGCACGATGTCAGCGTGCAGGACCTCGGTGGGCAGCTTCACGTGGAGCAGCACGTGGAACTTGACGAGAAACTCTCACTGCTGGAAGCGCACGATCACGTGACGGCGCTGGAGGCCGACATTCGCGAGTCCGTGCCGGAAATCTCGTCGATCCTCACGCATATCGAGAGCGAACCGGCGACGATCGAGACCAGCGACGAGATCGTGCAGGACCGCACGCTGGAACGCTCGCTCAAGGACATCGTCGCGGGTTTTCCGGACGTTGTCGATGTCCACGAGATCATCCTGAAGCGGGTGCGCGAGCATCTGTTCCTCTCCTGCCATGTCACTATGCAGGACGAGTTGCCGCTCTCTCGCGTCCACGACATCCAAACCGCGCTCGAAATCCGGTTCAAACAGGCCGCGCCGCAACTGTTCCGCGTGCTCATCCATCCTGAGCCGCAGACGGATAACCGCAGGTAG
- a CDS encoding IS1595 family transposase, which yields MRQRAEKTIAAHFFDAEAARQFLEAKRWPDGPVCPHCGEINNAYRLQPRDSKKDKHVRPGVWKCAGCREQFTVTVGTVFEDSHVPLNKWLLAIHLLCSSKKGMSAHQLYRMMGTFYGNKGSYKTAWFLFHRLRFAMTQHPLVDKLKGIVEVDETWVGPKERGKGNPGMPTPERSKKRPVVALMERSEMGSRVRSFPVERVTLDNIKPIMKAHVEVGTTIQTDEASIYHWMRDEFPNHDVVNHAKKEYSRREGDKLVTSNTVEGYFGLLKRGLYGTYHHVGRAYLQQYLNEFDFRYNNRDMSDVERTLSAIKATEGKRLMLKEPSNG from the coding sequence ATGAGACAGAGAGCGGAAAAGACGATTGCGGCGCACTTCTTCGACGCAGAAGCGGCAAGACAATTCCTCGAAGCGAAGCGTTGGCCCGATGGTCCGGTTTGCCCGCACTGCGGCGAGATCAATAACGCCTATCGGTTGCAGCCTCGCGACTCAAAAAAGGACAAGCATGTTCGCCCCGGAGTTTGGAAGTGCGCGGGATGCCGTGAGCAGTTCACGGTCACAGTTGGAACGGTTTTCGAGGATTCACACGTACCGCTGAATAAATGGTTGTTGGCGATTCATCTGCTCTGCTCTAGCAAGAAGGGAATGAGCGCACATCAATTGTATCGAATGATGGGCACCTTCTACGGCAACAAGGGTTCATACAAAACGGCATGGTTCCTGTTTCACAGGCTGCGTTTTGCTATGACTCAGCACCCATTGGTGGACAAACTCAAGGGCATCGTCGAAGTTGATGAGACCTGGGTTGGTCCGAAAGAGAGAGGAAAAGGCAATCCCGGTATGCCCACTCCCGAACGCAGCAAGAAGCGTCCGGTTGTGGCCCTGATGGAACGCAGCGAAATGGGCAGCCGTGTTCGTTCATTTCCCGTGGAGCGTGTAACGCTGGATAACATCAAACCGATTATGAAGGCGCACGTCGAAGTTGGAACCACGATCCAGACGGACGAGGCTTCCATCTATCACTGGATGCGGGATGAGTTCCCGAATCACGATGTTGTGAACCACGCAAAGAAGGAATATTCGCGGCGCGAAGGCGACAAACTCGTCACCAGCAATACGGTTGAAGGATACTTCGGATTGTTGAAGCGTGGTTTGTATGGCACGTATCACCACGTGGGACGCGCATATCTTCAGCAGTACCTCAACGAATTCGACTTCCGGTACAACAATCGCGATATGTCGGACGTTGAGCGCACATTGTCGGCAATCAAGGCGACAGAAGGAAAGCGCCTAATGCTGAAAGAACCAAGCAATGGGTAG
- a CDS encoding lmo0937 family membrane protein, whose product MLWTIFVILLIAWLLGLVGVYTIGSFVWILLVAALAVLAIQIITGRRTTV is encoded by the coding sequence ATGCTTTGGACCATCTTCGTAATTCTGCTGATTGCGTGGCTTCTGGGCCTGGTCGGCGTTTACACGATTGGCTCTTTCGTCTGGATTCTCCTCGTGGCGGCCCTGGCTGTTCTGGCCATCCAGATCATCACGGGACGTCGTACAACGGTCTGA
- the aroB gene encoding 3-dehydroquinate synthase, translating into MIRVSIQTASQPYDALIESGVLRSSGVYIHELMPKVQRYYIVTVPKLRKLYGKYISDSFKSAKLEHHFVELPDGERRKNLATIEAAGSRMVKLGADRNSVIVALGGGVVGDMAGFLASIYMRGISFVQVPTTFLAQVDASVGGKTGVNLEEGKNLLGTFLQPRMVIIDPGVLRSLPEREFRSGLFEALKAGIIQDARIFEFMEQNRDKILGRDAAALEWLIAESVRVKAAVVSADEQEHGLRRILNLGHTIGHALEAETEYKHFFHGEAVAWGMVAAAMIAVGLQLTDPRTAQRIISAVLSYAPLPKVDVRPKAILKRLTSDKKTVDGKVHFILPREIGKVEVTKDVPERAVLQAVEELRYLSQA; encoded by the coding sequence TTGATCCGCGTAAGCATACAAACCGCCTCGCAGCCTTACGACGCCCTCATTGAGAGCGGCGTTCTGCGATCCTCCGGCGTCTACATCCACGAGCTGATGCCGAAGGTGCAGCGTTATTACATTGTTACCGTTCCCAAGCTGCGCAAGCTCTACGGAAAATACATCTCCGATAGCTTCAAGAGCGCGAAGCTGGAACATCATTTCGTCGAGCTGCCCGATGGCGAGCGCCGCAAGAACCTAGCCACCATCGAAGCCGCTGGGAGTCGCATGGTGAAACTCGGCGCCGATCGCAATTCTGTGATCGTCGCGCTCGGCGGCGGCGTTGTGGGCGACATGGCAGGATTCCTCGCCTCCATCTACATGCGCGGTATTTCTTTCGTGCAGGTGCCCACTACATTCCTCGCGCAAGTCGATGCCTCGGTCGGCGGCAAAACCGGCGTGAACCTTGAGGAAGGGAAGAACCTTCTTGGCACGTTCCTGCAGCCTCGAATGGTGATCATCGATCCCGGCGTTCTGCGGAGCCTGCCCGAACGGGAATTTCGGTCGGGCTTGTTTGAGGCACTCAAGGCCGGGATCATCCAGGACGCTCGCATCTTCGAATTCATGGAACAGAATCGCGACAAAATTCTCGGGCGCGATGCCGCCGCTCTGGAGTGGTTGATAGCGGAGAGCGTGCGCGTAAAGGCCGCCGTCGTTTCTGCCGATGAGCAGGAGCATGGCCTTCGCCGCATTCTGAATCTTGGCCACACTATCGGCCACGCGCTCGAAGCTGAAACCGAGTACAAGCACTTCTTCCACGGCGAAGCCGTCGCCTGGGGCATGGTTGCCGCCGCGATGATCGCTGTCGGTTTACAGCTAACTGATCCACGCACAGCGCAGCGCATCATCAGCGCAGTTTTGTCTTACGCGCCGCTGCCTAAAGTCGATGTGCGCCCCAAGGCCATTCTCAAGCGCCTCACCAGCGACAAAAAAACAGTCGACGGCAAGGTGCACTTCATACTTCCACGCGAGATCGGCAAGGTCGAAGTCACAAAAGACGTCCCCGAGCGCGCGGTGCTGCAAGCTGTCGAAGAATTGCGATACCTTTCACAAGCATGA
- the ubiE gene encoding bifunctional demethylmenaquinone methyltransferase/2-methoxy-6-polyprenyl-1,4-benzoquinol methylase UbiE → MTEPAKTIGARPAGTDDQQSAANAVREMFNTISPRYDLLNHVLSMNVDRLWWWRTARRFRHILRRNEAEVLDLCCGTGDMTFALYRQTKGSRAAITGADFAREMLRRAESKGKRTPIRWVEADALHMPFSDHTFDLVTSAFGFRNLADYDAGLREIVRVLRPNGEIGILDFGEPTGTVGKVYRFYFKQVLPRVGTMISGVRGPYAYLPASVEKFPEPTEMLQRMRAAGLRQAAYTPYTFGIAGLYWGKK, encoded by the coding sequence ATGACCGAACCCGCCAAGACCATCGGAGCGCGACCCGCCGGTACAGACGACCAGCAGTCGGCCGCCAACGCTGTCCGCGAGATGTTCAACACCATCTCGCCCCGCTACGACCTGCTAAACCATGTGCTCTCTATGAATGTCGACCGCCTGTGGTGGTGGCGCACCGCTCGTCGCTTCCGCCACATCCTTCGCCGCAATGAGGCCGAGGTGCTCGATCTCTGCTGCGGCACCGGCGACATGACCTTCGCGCTTTATCGCCAGACGAAAGGAAGCAGGGCCGCGATCACCGGAGCCGACTTTGCTCGCGAAATGCTTCGTCGCGCCGAAAGCAAGGGGAAGAGAACCCCAATCCGCTGGGTCGAAGCCGACGCCCTGCACATGCCCTTCTCCGACCATACGTTCGATCTCGTGACATCGGCCTTTGGTTTCCGCAATCTCGCCGACTACGATGCTGGTCTGCGCGAGATCGTGCGGGTCCTGCGTCCCAATGGTGAGATCGGCATCCTCGACTTCGGCGAGCCAACGGGCACGGTCGGGAAGGTCTACCGTTTTTACTTCAAGCAGGTGCTTCCGCGTGTTGGAACGATGATCTCCGGTGTACGAGGCCCATATGCTTACCTTCCGGCCTCCGTGGAAAAGTTCCCGGAGCCAACGGAGATGCTACAACGCATGCGCGCCGCGGGTTTGCGCCAAGCCGCCTATACTCCATATACCTTCGGAATCGCCGGACTCTATTGGGGCAAGAAGTAA
- a CDS encoding DUF1828 domain-containing protein, whose protein sequence is MAKDNRVLKAYLRAYKKLVETELIEEKSGPRHSIALSIPLHIAANHRVEVTVTEFAPGKFILSDMARTLSDLSESGKKITSDFRKRAEEIAKYFGAGFRMDHLIMECNEADLGTTIQRFAETCKTIGDAHLLHRDHVVHARQVVDEVKKIFTARKITFKEDCAVKGAIEKHSFDVYVAPNGNPGIAVKVVAGHNTHALAKVWAFNCWDVRAVNSESRLKLGLVLDEEDSEPWSRSSQSILKKGADIVTTSNKLDGLEHGLMMEQII, encoded by the coding sequence GTGGCGAAAGATAACCGTGTTCTCAAGGCCTACCTCCGCGCCTATAAGAAATTGGTTGAGACAGAACTGATAGAGGAAAAGTCTGGACCTAGGCACAGTATTGCCTTGTCCATTCCCCTTCATATCGCGGCAAATCATCGAGTCGAAGTTACGGTAACGGAGTTTGCTCCCGGAAAGTTCATTCTCTCGGATATGGCAAGAACCCTGTCCGATCTCTCCGAATCAGGAAAGAAGATCACCTCCGATTTCAGGAAAAGGGCAGAAGAGATTGCGAAATATTTTGGCGCTGGCTTCCGCATGGATCACTTGATTATGGAATGCAACGAGGCCGACCTGGGAACCACTATTCAGAGATTTGCAGAGACATGCAAGACGATTGGGGATGCGCACCTTCTACATCGCGACCATGTTGTCCATGCGCGTCAAGTAGTGGACGAGGTAAAAAAGATATTCACGGCTCGCAAAATTACATTCAAAGAAGATTGCGCGGTAAAGGGAGCTATCGAAAAGCACTCTTTTGATGTCTATGTTGCGCCTAACGGGAATCCCGGCATCGCAGTCAAGGTGGTTGCTGGCCACAACACCCATGCGCTGGCCAAGGTGTGGGCATTTAATTGTTGGGATGTACGCGCGGTCAATTCAGAATCGCGCCTTAAATTAGGACTCGTGCTTGACGAGGAAGATAGTGAGCCGTGGAGCAGAAGCAGTCAGAGCATACTGAAGAAGGGCGCCGACATCGTGACGACTTCTAATAAGCTAGACGGCTTGGAACATGGCCTCATGATGGAGCAGATCATATGA
- the nadB gene encoding L-aspartate oxidase, with protein MKTAAEFDYIIAGAGVAGLRAAIELAASGRVLCLAKRELSESNTQYAQGGIAAALSDEDEIQLHFQDTINAGDGLVNPDAAHVLVEEGPVRIEELIKWGTEFDRQGTKLAFTREGAHSRNRVLHAHGDSTGREIGRALYARASTIKNITFREFGFTSELLVENGRVCGVSLLEESGEHREIRARGVLLATGGLGQVYSDTTNPTVATGDGVAMAWRAGAEISDMEFVQFHPTCLYHPKAKSFLISEAVRGEGGILKNLDGMEFMNDAHPMKSLAPRDIVARAIDSEMKKTGADHVLLDITHQPAKFIIERFPNIYQTCLRYGIDITKEPIPVVPAAHYQCGGVVTNVDGETDIAGLYAVGEAACTGLHGANRLASNSLLEALVCAHRASAKALAARYPSPVTSQIPLWQSGKAHNPDELVVVSHNWDEIRRLMWDYVGIVRTNKRLERAAKRIANLQEEIREYYWNFIVTSDLLELRNIATAAELIVRCAQLRPESRGLHYNLDYPGTNPDWRQRDTVLRKS; from the coding sequence ATGAAGACAGCCGCCGAATTCGACTACATCATTGCAGGAGCTGGCGTAGCAGGTCTTCGTGCCGCAATCGAACTGGCCGCTTCCGGGCGTGTTCTCTGCCTTGCCAAGCGCGAACTGAGCGAGTCGAACACGCAATACGCTCAGGGCGGAATCGCCGCGGCGCTCAGCGACGAAGACGAGATCCAGCTTCACTTCCAGGACACCATCAATGCCGGAGACGGACTGGTCAATCCTGACGCTGCGCACGTGCTCGTCGAAGAAGGTCCGGTACGTATCGAAGAACTGATCAAGTGGGGAACTGAGTTCGATCGGCAGGGCACGAAACTCGCGTTCACACGCGAGGGAGCGCATAGCCGAAATCGTGTGCTGCACGCGCATGGAGATTCTACCGGCCGCGAAATTGGACGGGCTCTTTACGCGCGTGCTTCAACGATCAAGAACATCACATTCCGCGAATTCGGTTTCACAAGCGAACTGCTGGTTGAGAATGGTCGCGTTTGCGGCGTTTCCCTGCTGGAGGAATCGGGCGAGCATCGCGAAATCCGTGCGCGTGGTGTGCTGCTGGCGACCGGCGGACTTGGCCAGGTTTATTCCGACACGACGAATCCTACGGTCGCGACCGGTGATGGCGTGGCGATGGCGTGGCGCGCGGGCGCCGAGATCAGCGACATGGAGTTCGTGCAGTTTCATCCGACGTGCCTGTATCATCCGAAGGCGAAGTCGTTTCTCATCAGTGAAGCAGTTCGCGGCGAAGGCGGGATTCTGAAAAATCTGGACGGCATGGAATTCATGAACGACGCGCATCCGATGAAATCGCTCGCCCCGCGCGACATCGTGGCCCGGGCGATTGACAGCGAGATGAAAAAAACCGGCGCGGACCATGTGCTGCTGGACATCACCCACCAGCCGGCAAAATTCATCATCGAGCGGTTTCCGAACATTTACCAGACGTGCCTGCGGTACGGCATTGACATCACCAAGGAACCGATTCCCGTCGTGCCCGCCGCGCACTACCAATGCGGCGGTGTGGTAACGAACGTGGACGGCGAGACGGACATTGCCGGGCTTTACGCCGTGGGTGAAGCAGCCTGCACCGGGTTGCACGGCGCAAACCGGCTGGCGAGCAATTCGCTTTTGGAAGCGCTGGTTTGCGCTCATCGCGCGTCGGCCAAAGCGCTCGCCGCCCGTTACCCGTCACCCGTCACTTCCCAAATTCCGCTGTGGCAATCCGGCAAGGCACATAACCCGGACGAATTGGTTGTGGTGTCTCACAACTGGGACGAAATCCGGCGATTGATGTGGGACTACGTGGGCATTGTGCGCACGAACAAACGGCTGGAACGCGCGGCCAAGCGCATCGCGAATCTGCAGGAGGAAATCCGTGAATATTACTGGAATTTCATTGTGACCAGCGATTTGCTGGAGTTGCGCAATATTGCCACCGCGGCGGAGTTGATTGTGCGGTGCGCGCAGTTGCGGCCCGAAAGCCGCGGTCTGCATTACAATCTGGATTATCCGGGGACGAATCCCGACTGGAGGCAGCGGGACACAGTCCTAAGAAAATCTTGA
- a CDS encoding energy transducer TonB yields MAETPLYPPLPRSAHIAGTVTLRVVTDGEKVADVSVVDGQPMLARAAQENVKTWRFIKHEPTTFLTKFNFDLSPECDTKNENGTVTLSLPLEVTITVPRRSSECDPYFGLDLSEPLRVFLTGCEVDGVMQPCKNISIELDAGELKAKPQIIKEGDKTVFVVPKEFRNAKTFGVTVQTPKGGFSLAELHGSFLKGKWRIVIDHKPFQEENRYMTKGRDCIGFIHFQWSEPERIASAPCKDK; encoded by the coding sequence GTGGCCGAAACGCCTCTATACCCACCCTTGCCACGATCCGCCCATATCGCCGGAACCGTGACACTGCGAGTTGTCACTGATGGGGAGAAAGTAGCCGATGTTAGTGTCGTTGATGGGCAGCCGATGTTAGCTAGGGCAGCACAGGAGAATGTGAAAACGTGGCGATTCATAAAGCACGAGCCCACCACATTCCTCACCAAGTTCAACTTCGACCTCTCGCCGGAGTGTGACACAAAGAACGAAAACGGTACGGTCACGCTGAGTCTGCCGCTGGAAGTGACTATCACCGTTCCGCGCAGATCGTCGGAGTGTGACCCCTATTTTGGACTCGACCTTTCTGAGCCGCTCAGGGTGTTCCTAACAGGCTGTGAAGTCGATGGAGTAATGCAGCCCTGCAAAAATATATCCATCGAACTCGATGCTGGTGAGTTGAAAGCAAAACCGCAGATTATCAAAGAGGGTGACAAAACTGTCTTCGTTGTCCCGAAGGAATTTCGGAATGCGAAGACCTTCGGTGTCACGGTGCAGACTCCGAAAGGTGGTTTTTCGCTGGCTGAACTTCACGGCAGCTTTCTCAAGGGCAAGTGGCGAATCGTTATCGACCATAAGCCTTTTCAAGAGGAAAACCGATACATGACCAAGGGGCGAGATTGCATCGGGTTTATACACTTTCAATGGTCGGAACCTGAGCGCATAGCGTCCGCGCCGTGCAAGGACAAATAG